The following are from one region of the Noviherbaspirillum sedimenti genome:
- the metG gene encoding methionine--tRNA ligase: protein MSTPQPRKLFVTTALPYANGAFHIGHIMEYIQADIWVRFQRMQGNEVHFVGADDAHGTPIMIAAEKAGITPQEFVANIAAGRPQYLNGFHISFDNWHSTDSPENTELSQAIYLKLKEAGLIVTKVVERFFDPVKGMFLADRNIKGECPKCSARDQYGDNCEVCGAAYEPTELKNPYSALTGATPVMKPSEQYFFKLSDERCFAFLQEWLNSPGRLQSEMVNKVSEWLGNDGKDLADWDISRDAPYFGIPIPDAPGKFFYVWLDAPVGYLASLKNYCSKKGLDYQALLNDPATEQVHFIGKDIVSFHLLFWPTMLKFSGHPVIDKLKVNVHGHMTVGGEKMSKSRGTGISPLRYLDLKMDPEWLRYYIAVKLNAKVEDIDFNPEDFIAKVNADLIGKYVNIASRAAGFISKRFDGKLSNPVTAGTSGNRFWESLKNGEEAAIRDAFETREYGKAIRHIMALADEVNQYVDAKKPWELAKDPANGQALQDVCSDLLLAFHRLSVFLAPVLPEVARKVAALFGIGRDLTWADLHTWPTSIGTFEHLMTRVDPKMLESLFDKPESAPAAANAATAATSAATPAASAADSAVSGIEPLAPEIKIDDFAKIDLRIAKIVNCEQVEGSDKLLRLTLDAGEGRLRNVFSGIKSAYQPEDLIGKLTVMVANLAPRKMKFGISEGMVLAASSADEKANPGIYVLNPWPGAEPGMRVR, encoded by the coding sequence ATGAGTACCCCACAGCCCCGCAAGCTTTTCGTCACCACCGCCCTGCCCTACGCCAATGGCGCTTTCCACATCGGCCACATCATGGAATACATCCAGGCCGACATCTGGGTGCGGTTCCAGCGAATGCAGGGCAACGAAGTGCATTTCGTCGGCGCCGACGATGCGCATGGCACGCCGATCATGATCGCCGCGGAAAAGGCCGGCATCACGCCGCAGGAATTCGTCGCGAACATCGCCGCCGGCCGGCCGCAATACCTGAACGGTTTCCATATCTCCTTCGACAACTGGCATTCCACCGATTCGCCGGAAAACACCGAGCTGTCGCAAGCTATTTACCTGAAGCTGAAAGAAGCCGGCCTGATCGTCACCAAGGTGGTCGAGCGCTTTTTCGACCCGGTCAAGGGCATGTTCCTGGCCGACCGCAACATCAAGGGCGAATGCCCGAAGTGCTCTGCCCGTGACCAGTACGGCGACAATTGCGAAGTCTGCGGCGCCGCCTACGAGCCGACCGAGCTGAAGAACCCGTATTCGGCGCTGACCGGCGCCACGCCCGTGATGAAGCCTTCGGAACAATATTTCTTCAAGCTGTCCGATGAACGCTGCTTCGCCTTCCTGCAGGAATGGCTCAATTCGCCGGGCCGCCTGCAGTCGGAAATGGTCAACAAGGTCAGCGAATGGCTGGGCAATGACGGCAAGGACCTGGCGGACTGGGATATCTCGCGCGATGCGCCCTATTTCGGCATCCCCATCCCCGATGCGCCGGGCAAGTTTTTCTATGTCTGGCTGGATGCGCCGGTGGGCTACCTGGCCAGCCTGAAAAACTATTGCAGCAAGAAAGGCCTCGATTACCAGGCGCTGCTGAACGACCCGGCCACCGAGCAGGTGCATTTCATCGGCAAGGATATCGTCTCCTTCCATCTGCTGTTCTGGCCAACCATGCTGAAATTTTCGGGCCATCCCGTCATCGACAAGCTGAAAGTCAATGTGCACGGCCACATGACGGTTGGCGGCGAAAAGATGAGCAAGTCGCGCGGCACCGGCATTTCGCCGCTGCGCTACCTCGACCTGAAGATGGATCCGGAATGGCTGCGCTACTACATCGCCGTCAAGCTCAATGCCAAGGTCGAGGATATCGACTTCAACCCGGAAGATTTCATCGCCAAGGTGAATGCCGACCTGATCGGCAAGTACGTCAACATTGCCAGCCGCGCCGCCGGCTTCATCAGCAAGCGCTTCGATGGCAAGCTGAGCAATCCGGTTACGGCCGGCACCAGCGGCAACCGCTTCTGGGAATCGTTGAAAAACGGCGAGGAAGCGGCGATCCGCGATGCCTTCGAGACGCGCGAATATGGCAAGGCGATCCGCCACATCATGGCGCTGGCCGATGAAGTCAACCAGTACGTCGATGCGAAAAAGCCATGGGAACTGGCCAAGGACCCGGCCAACGGCCAGGCCTTGCAGGATGTCTGCAGCGACCTGCTGCTGGCCTTCCATCGCCTCTCCGTGTTCCTGGCGCCGGTGCTGCCGGAAGTTGCGCGCAAGGTAGCGGCGCTGTTCGGCATCGGACGCGATCTGACCTGGGCCGACCTGCACACCTGGCCGACTTCGATCGGCACCTTCGAACATTTGATGACGCGGGTGGATCCGAAAATGCTGGAAAGCCTGTTCGACAAGCCGGAATCAGCGCCTGCCGCGGCCAATGCCGCCACCGCCGCAACATCGGCGGCAACGCCTGCCGCCTCGGCTGCCGACAGCGCAGTCAGCGGCATCGAACCGCTCGCCCCTGAAATCAAGATCGACGACTTTGCCAAAATCGACTTGCGCATCGCCAAAATCGTCAATTGCGAACAGGTCGAAGGCTCCGACAAGCTGCTGCGCCTGACGCTGGATGCGGGCGAAGGCCGCCTGCGCAACGTTTTCTCCGGTATCAAGTCGGCCTACCAGCCGGAAGACCTGATCGGCAAGCTGACCGTCATGGTCGCCAACCTGGCGCCGCGCAAGATGAAGTTCGGCATCTCCGAAGGCATGGTGCTGGCGGCGTCAAGCGCCGACGAAAAAGCCAATCCCGGCATTTACGTGCTGAACCCCTGGCCCGGCGCCGAGCCAGGCATGCGGGTTCGATAA
- a CDS encoding GNAT family N-acetyltransferase has protein sequence MDLIIREASFDDAQLLADLTRAAWAGKVAVTSSGHRETAVQVLQHLQQGGGLILLVDGAPVGSVRWLPLDSESDVWDIVRMGILPGHRGRNLSQHLLESVTHVAQEANVRELRLAVHNDQPHLMDLYAAYGFELAPELEYSHANPLEQPPMVMRRVLQDN, from the coding sequence ATGGACCTGATCATCCGCGAAGCCAGCTTCGACGACGCCCAGTTGCTGGCCGACCTGACCCGCGCCGCCTGGGCCGGCAAAGTAGCGGTGACATCCAGCGGTCACCGCGAAACTGCAGTGCAGGTCCTGCAGCACCTGCAGCAAGGCGGCGGCCTGATCCTGCTGGTCGATGGCGCGCCGGTCGGTTCGGTGCGCTGGCTGCCGCTGGATAGCGAATCCGATGTCTGGGATATCGTGCGCATGGGTATTTTGCCTGGCCACCGCGGTCGCAACCTCTCGCAACACCTGCTCGAATCGGTGACCCACGTGGCGCAGGAAGCCAATGTGCGCGAATTGCGGCTGGCGGTGCACAATGACCAGCCGCACCTGATGGACCTCTACGCCGCCTACGGTTTCGAGCTGGCGCCCGAGCTGGAATACTCCCACGCCAACCCGCTCGAGCAGCCGCCGATGGTGATGCGCCGCGTGCTGCAAGACAATTAG
- a CDS encoding SulP family inorganic anion transporter, which produces MQYLNLSFRPRIVDALKGYDRARFFNDLMAGLTVGVVALPLAMAFAIASGAKPEAGIFAAIIGGFLVSALGGSRVQIGGPAGAFIVVIYAIIEKYGLANLFICTILAGMMLCLMGMLRLGAVIRYIPVPIVIGFTNGIAVLIALSQLKDFFGLEIARMPGDFFAQLQLLYAQAHTANPLAVLVAALSLLLLFLWPKAYLGPKNDGRPVSPAARAWRFITAIPGPVLVLVLATTAVSLPGLPIETIGSRFGGIPQGIPEFRLPAFSWDLVRQLFAPTLTIALLGAVESLLCARVADNLIQERHDPNQELLAQGIANIVVPFFGALPVTGTMARTITNIRAGATSPVAGIVHALTLAAIVLVAAPLAKDIPLAALAAILLHVAFNMGEWHEFRRMRHFSHNYRILVLATFLLTVTVDLSTAVEVGLVLACLFFIYRISSLTDIQPITATPAGPLPPGVTVHALYGSLFFGAVGKLDGLVEPQAIPARAMILEMHKLISLDTTGLDGLETIHKALHRSGSRLILCGINPQPRSLMERTGFVGRIGEENCVVDLPAALARLQAPTV; this is translated from the coding sequence ATGCAATACCTGAACCTGTCCTTCCGCCCGCGCATCGTCGATGCTCTCAAAGGCTACGACCGCGCCCGCTTCTTCAATGACCTGATGGCCGGCCTGACAGTCGGCGTGGTGGCGTTGCCGCTGGCAATGGCATTTGCGATCGCGTCCGGCGCCAAACCGGAAGCCGGCATCTTCGCCGCGATCATCGGCGGCTTCCTGGTTTCCGCGCTGGGCGGCTCGCGCGTACAGATCGGCGGGCCGGCCGGCGCCTTCATCGTGGTGATCTACGCCATCATCGAAAAGTACGGCCTGGCCAACCTGTTCATTTGCACCATCCTGGCAGGCATGATGCTGTGCCTGATGGGCATGCTGCGCCTTGGCGCCGTAATCCGCTACATCCCGGTGCCGATCGTGATCGGCTTCACCAATGGCATCGCGGTCCTGATCGCGCTGTCGCAGCTAAAGGATTTTTTCGGGCTGGAGATTGCGCGCATGCCGGGCGATTTTTTCGCCCAGTTGCAATTGCTGTATGCGCAGGCGCATACAGCCAATCCGCTGGCGGTCCTGGTCGCTGCGCTGTCGCTGCTGCTACTGTTCCTCTGGCCCAAGGCCTACCTCGGGCCGAAGAATGACGGTCGGCCGGTATCGCCGGCTGCGCGCGCCTGGCGTTTCATCACCGCGATCCCCGGGCCGGTACTGGTGCTGGTGCTGGCAACCACCGCTGTCAGCCTGCCTGGCTTGCCAATCGAGACCATCGGCAGCCGTTTCGGCGGCATCCCGCAGGGCATTCCGGAATTCCGCCTGCCCGCCTTCAGCTGGGACCTGGTGCGCCAACTGTTCGCGCCGACCCTGACCATCGCCCTGCTGGGTGCGGTCGAGTCGCTCCTGTGCGCCCGCGTGGCCGACAACCTGATCCAGGAACGCCACGACCCCAACCAGGAACTGCTGGCGCAGGGCATCGCCAACATCGTCGTGCCCTTCTTCGGCGCCCTGCCGGTCACCGGCACCATGGCGCGCACCATTACCAACATCCGTGCCGGCGCCACCAGCCCGGTGGCCGGCATCGTCCATGCACTCACCCTGGCGGCGATCGTGCTGGTCGCCGCGCCGCTGGCGAAGGACATCCCGCTGGCGGCGCTGGCGGCGATCCTGCTGCATGTCGCCTTCAACATGGGGGAATGGCACGAGTTCCGCCGGATGCGGCACTTTTCCCATAACTACCGCATCCTGGTGCTGGCCACCTTTCTGCTGACGGTGACGGTGGACCTCTCCACGGCGGTCGAAGTCGGCCTGGTGCTGGCCTGCCTGTTCTTCATTTACCGCATCTCCAGCCTGACCGACATCCAGCCGATCACCGCCACGCCGGCAGGTCCGTTGCCGCCAGGCGTGACCGTCCATGCTCTGTACGGCTCGCTATTCTTCGGCGCGGTAGGCAAACTGGATGGCTTGGTCGAGCCGCAAGCGATCCCGGCGCGCGCCATGATCCTGGAAATGCACAAGTTGATCAGCCTGGACACCACCGGGCTGGATGGCCTGGAAACCATCCACAAGGCGCTGCATCGCTCCGGCAGCCGGTTGATCCTGTGCGGCATCAATCCGCAACCGCGCAGCCTGATGGAGCGCACCGGCTTCGTCGGCCGCATCGGCGAGGAAAATTGCGTGGTCGATTTGCCGGCCGCGCTGGCGCGCCTGCAGGCGCCAACCGTCTGA
- a CDS encoding DUF3460 family protein, with the protein MKLSKQYSKYESEITRFIKELKQKNPKLEEQQRAGRSLLWDKAPIDLDARDRAEQSRVNQQPYVYQNKG; encoded by the coding sequence ATGAAACTGTCGAAGCAATATTCGAAATACGAGTCTGAAATCACCCGCTTCATCAAGGAACTCAAGCAAAAGAACCCGAAGCTGGAAGAACAGCAGCGCGCCGGCCGCTCCCTGCTATGGGACAAGGCGCCGATCGACCTGGATGCGCGCGATCGTGCCGAGCAATCGCGGGTCAATCAACAGCCCTACGTGTACCAGAACAAGGGGTAA